The window TTGCTCTCTTTAGACACTCTCTTATAGGAATGACGACATGCTTTGCCTCAATGCTGCTTGAAACCACTTCTGCAAGCATAGAAGTGAAGACCAGATAGTTATCTTTGCTTATTAAATCAATTTGTACATTATCTTTTTCTGAGAAGATTTTCTCTAAGGTCTCAGCGGCTTCTAAACCTGCAAAGCCGCCGCCAAGAATCAAGACGCGTTTGGATTGTTGATCTGCCATCTATCACAAGCCTCCTTGATTATCTGTCAACATGAAGCACGTAAGCAGAACATTCTTGACTATCTAGCGCCGATGCCCTACCTATTCATATCTCACATGAAATGTTAAGTATTGTCAATAAAGGCTATGTTAAATCCAAGAAAATAGTCTGGCGAAAAGTATTTTTAGGTTATTATTTATCCTGATCTTCAGACTTATCCTCAGGCACCCTAACTGCAACAAATAGTGAATTGTTTCCCCTGATTACTTGAAAGAGTACTGTATCCCCAGGCTTTATTTTATCTAGCGCTTTAGAATAATCTTGAAGTGTAGAAATAGAACTCTTGTCAATTTTTAATATAATGTCAGCCAGCTTAAGACCTGCTAGCGATGCAGCGCTTCCTTGCTGTATATCTGAGATAATAATTCCTTTATCCTGTGATAAATTAAATCTTTTGGCTATATCGGGACTAATTTGCTTTACCCTTATACCAAGATTTTCATTTATCTCACTTTCTATCTTAGTTTTTTGATCTGGAAATTCACCAAGGGTAACAGTTAATGTCTTAGTTTTTCCATCTTCTATGACTTTGACCTCGACTTTGGTTCCGGGCGCTGTCTCAGCAGAATAATTTGTGAGATCAGACACATCAGTGACTTTCTTGCCGTCAAACTCAATTATTACATCCCCGCGTTTGATACCTGCTTTCTCAGCTGGCCCATCTTTAGCAAGATCACTTACCAAAGCTCCTTCATCTTCTTTGAGATCAAAACTTGCGGCAATTTCAGGAGTTATTTTCTGAACATAAATACCTAGCCATCCCCTTACTACCTTTCCTCCAGACTTGAGCTGCTCGATTACAAACTCCGCCAGATCAATAGGAATAGCAAAACCAATGCCTTGAGCCCTTGAAGCAATAGCAGCGTTAACTCCAACAACTTCTCCGTTTAAGTTAAAAAGCGGTCCGCCGCTGTTACCAGGGTTTAAAGATGCGTCTGTTTGAATAAAATCATCATATGCTCCAAATCCCAGTGAGCGGCCTTTAGCGCTTACAATTCCTGCAGTAACCGTGTATCCGAGACCAAAGGGGTTTCCAATTGCGATTACCCAGTCGCCTATTCTGAGGTTGTCTGAATCACCGAACTTTACAGTCTGAAGTTTTTGATCAGGCTCAAACTTAAGCACGGCGAGATCAGTTTTAGGATCTTTTCCGACAACTTTAGCTTCATATTTATCGCCACTTTGCAATATAATATCTATATCAGTCGCTTTATCGATAACATGATTGTTTGTCACTACATACCCATCTTCGGTGATGATAAAACCTGACCCAAGCCCTTGTCGCTTATATTCTTGGGGGGCACCGCCGCCAGGTCCGCCGAAAAACTTTTCAAAAAATTCGTTAAAAGGATCGTTAGGACCTCCAGGACCTCTTTGAAACGGGCTTCTTTGCTTAATAACATTTGTAGTACTTATATTAACAACTGAGGGCTGAAGCACTTCAACCAGATCAGCAAAAGATGGAAACTGCTGTGTACCTTGCAGACCTGAGCTTGTGCTTTGTTTTTTTGTACTACTATCAGAGGACTCTTTTGTTGTTTTGCTTGAAGTAGGTTGAGAGGCAGTTTCTTGCTTTGTATTACTAGAGCTTTTATCGCTGACACTTAAGTCGCTTGGTCTTTCGCATGCAATTGATGCTGCTAATAATATAATAAATGGTAGATAAACTAGTATTTCAAATGG is drawn from Thermodesulfobacteriota bacterium and contains these coding sequences:
- a CDS encoding DegQ family serine endoprotease, with the translated sequence MRRPFEILVYLPFIILLAASIACERPSDLSVSDKSSSNTKQETASQPTSSKTTKESSDSSTKKQSTSSGLQGTQQFPSFADLVEVLQPSVVNISTTNVIKQRSPFQRGPGGPNDPFNEFFEKFFGGPGGGAPQEYKRQGLGSGFIITEDGYVVTNNHVIDKATDIDIILQSGDKYEAKVVGKDPKTDLAVLKFEPDQKLQTVKFGDSDNLRIGDWVIAIGNPFGLGYTVTAGIVSAKGRSLGFGAYDDFIQTDASLNPGNSGGPLFNLNGEVVGVNAAIASRAQGIGFAIPIDLAEFVIEQLKSGGKVVRGWLGIYVQKITPEIAASFDLKEDEGALVSDLAKDGPAEKAGIKRGDVIIEFDGKKVTDVSDLTNYSAETAPGTKVEVKVIEDGKTKTLTVTLGEFPDQKTKIESEINENLGIRVKQISPDIAKRFNLSQDKGIIISDIQQGSAASLAGLKLADIILKIDKSSISTLQDYSKALDKIKPGDTVLFQVIRGNNSLFVAVRVPEDKSEDQDK